In Pseudomonadota bacterium, a single genomic region encodes these proteins:
- a CDS encoding aldolase/citrate lyase family protein, with protein MADSAFKNLTKHSRLKVGTFLVEFNTPGIGQILKASGCDFAFVDMEHSGFSIGDIKQVLRYMQAADLPVIVRPPSKEYHHAARVLDIGASAVIFPMVGSPEEVKRLLSFIKYPPEGGRGVALQIAHDRYAPGPVMKKLRDANRDTAFCALIETEEGVENAEAIAAMKGVDLMWIGHFDLSADMGIAGQFDHPKFKAAIRKIVAACKKYDKSLGRLVPDAKVGGALFKQGFDFICHSGDVWMLQATMQAGADKLRATCKGGRKRKGR; from the coding sequence ATGGCTGATTCAGCGTTCAAAAATTTGACAAAGCATAGCCGCCTCAAGGTTGGAACATTTTTGGTCGAATTCAATACACCTGGAATCGGGCAAATCCTCAAGGCATCGGGATGCGATTTCGCTTTCGTTGATATGGAGCATAGCGGCTTCAGCATCGGCGATATCAAGCAAGTTTTGCGCTACATGCAGGCGGCGGATTTGCCGGTCATCGTCCGCCCGCCGTCCAAGGAATATCACCATGCCGCGCGCGTGCTTGATATTGGCGCCAGCGCCGTCATCTTCCCGATGGTTGGCTCGCCGGAAGAAGTGAAACGTTTGCTCAGCTTTATCAAATATCCGCCCGAGGGCGGGCGCGGCGTGGCGCTACAAATCGCTCATGACCGCTATGCGCCCGGCCCAGTGATGAAGAAACTGAGGGACGCCAATCGCGATACGGCTTTTTGCGCCCTTATTGAAACAGAGGAAGGCGTGGAAAACGCCGAAGCCATCGCCGCGATGAAGGGTGTCGACCTCATGTGGATCGGCCATTTTGATCTCAGCGCCGATATGGGCATCGCCGGGCAATTCGACCACCCAAAGTTCAAGGCGGCGATCCGCAAGATCGTGGCGGCATGCAAGAAGTATGACAAATCCCTCGGTCGTTTGGTACCCGATGCCAAAGTAGGGGGCGCCCTGTTCAAGCAGGGGTTCGATTTTATCTGCCATTCTGGCGATGTGTGGATGTTGCAAGCCACCATGCAAGCGGGTGCCGACAAACTACGCGCCACCTGCAAAGGCGGCCGCAAGCGGAAAGGGCGTTAG
- a CDS encoding putative quinol monooxygenase, which produces MSRFAIIVEFELLEGSFDIFHQEVLKNGEASKREEPGCQCFDVLIPNKEENRITLYETYDDEAAFQEHLQSTHFKDFSDRVSGLVTDRKLTKFRVSNDA; this is translated from the coding sequence ATGAGTCGTTTTGCCATTATTGTCGAATTCGAACTGCTCGAAGGCAGCTTCGACATTTTTCACCAGGAAGTCCTAAAAAACGGTGAGGCCTCGAAACGCGAGGAGCCGGGCTGCCAATGCTTCGATGTTCTGATACCCAACAAGGAAGAAAACCGCATCACGCTCTACGAGACCTATGACGACGAAGCGGCGTTCCAGGAACATCTGCAATCCACACATTTCAAGGATTTCAGCGACCGCGTAAGCGGCCTGGTGACGGACCGCAAACTCACGAAATTTCGCGTCAGCAACGACGCCTGA